TGGTGCTGGGCCATCAACTGCAGGAAGCCGGTGTAACCTTGGATGTGTTTGCAGTCGTGTTCGCGCATCGCATCGATGAAATCCGACATCGTTGCGTCTTCCGGAGGCAGCACCGCCGCACCACTCCCGATGAACGGCCTGATAACGAGCACGGGGAAGGCAATCAGGCTGGCACCGAGATGGATGGCCTTGGTGTCATTGCGAATTGGCTCATAGCAGCGGTGGTGCAAGACAGCGTCGATGATCTCGGCGCGCGACAGGGCCATTCTCTTCGGCATTCCCGTCGAGCCCGAAGTGAAGATCACCATCGCCGACGCCTCGGGGTCAGGCGGCCGGTCCGGTTCGTCATCGAGCGTCTGATGCGGATCCTGGACGATTTCTGCTGCGGCATACTCCGACAACGGCGACGGTTCGTCGGGGG
This sequence is a window from Rhodospirillales bacterium. Protein-coding genes within it:
- a CDS encoding AMP-binding protein; the encoded protein is MHVGKVRRGLSPTAVNRSGATDEQTWQHERTAGYKTGSDRVDTQADLSQRTFEVDWSRNILDWMRKGAAYVPHAQGDLTLRTQRALAQASPYVLVTDASPDEPSPLSEYAAAEIVQDPHQTLDDEPDRPPDPEASAMVIFTSGSTGMPKRMALSRAEIIDAVLHHRCYEPIRNDTKAIHLGASLIAFPVLVIRPFIGSGAAVLPPEDATMSDFIDAMREHDCKHIQGYTGFLQLMAQHQDAQGLLGQVRAMNTYGDVMNWNDLANR